From a region of the Lactuca sativa cultivar Salinas chromosome 4, Lsat_Salinas_v11, whole genome shotgun sequence genome:
- the LOC111909751 gene encoding uncharacterized protein LOC111909751 produces MLNRNREEGHENLYRDYFADNCVYRTKDFKRRFRLSRDVFLRIANALESRYEFFQLRYDARGRRGFTTLQKCDAAIRLMAMGESPDTMDDYMRMSERTARESLYTLSRGVVETFGDVYLRKRSLHDLQELYAAHEERHGFPGMIGKAVASQDLWIWHAFFGVAGSNNDVNVLDQSPIFDDLLNEKASDAPFTVNRNEYKYGYYLRDEIYPQYSTFVKAFRHPVEERDKFFKRRQEGTRKDVERAFGVLKAKWHTVEHAAQPLDLETLRYIMYACIIMHNMVVEDKGRNISHYIPTEPRHVQFQPGTADYLHRVVNIQDANKHRQLREDLADHIFYGNNNDNE; encoded by the exons ATGTTAAACAGAAATCGCGAGGAAGGACACGAAAATCTATATCGCGATTACTTTGCGGATAATTGTGTATACAGGACGAAGGACTTCAAAAGAAGATTTCGTTTGAGTAGGGATGTGTTCTTGCGAATCGCCAACGCCTTGGAAAGCCG GTACGAATTTTTTCAATTAAGATATGATGCTAGAGGTAGACGCGGGTTTACAACTTTGCAAAAATGTGATGCGGCCATTCGTTTGATGGCTATGGGGGAGTCACCCGACACCATGGACGACTATATGAGAATGTCCgaaagaaccgcaagagagagtttGTATACATTGTCAAGGGGTGTTGTTGAAACTTTTGGTGACGTGTATTTGCGGAAACGTTCTTTGCATGATTTGCAAGAATTGTATGCGGCGCATGAAGAACGCCATGGGTTTCCCGGAATGATCGGAA AGGCTGTCGCTTCtcaagatttatggatttggcATGCATTTTTTGGGGTTGCGGGTTCCAACAACGACGTCAACGTTCTTGATCAGTCGCCAATATTCGACGATCTTTTGAATGAAAAAGCCTCGGATGCTCCTTTCACTGTGAATAGAAacgaatacaaatatgggtattacCTTAGAGATGAAATATATCCTCAGTATTCCACATTCGTGAAGGCATTCCGCCACCCGGTTGAAGAACGAGACAAATTTTTTAAGAGAAGACAAGAAGGAACACGTAAGGATGTGGAACGTGCTTTTGGAGTGCTGAAGGCGAAGTGGCATACAGTCGAACATGCAGCACAACCATTGGATTTAGAAACTTTACGATatatcatgtatgcatgtatcataatgcataacatggtaGTAGAAGATAAAGGGCGAAATATTTCACACTATATCCCAACGGAGCCCAGACACGTTCAGTTTCAACCAGGAACAGCAGATTATTTGCATCGTGTTGTTAATATTCAGGATGCAAATAAACACAGACAACTTCGAGAGGACTTGGCGGATCATATCTTCTATGGTAACAATAACGATAACGAATag